From a single Syngnathus scovelli strain Florida chromosome 2, RoL_Ssco_1.2, whole genome shotgun sequence genomic region:
- the LOC125987914 gene encoding IQ motif and SEC7 domain-containing protein 1 isoform X4 translates to MLERKYGGQFVSRRAARTIQTAFRQYRMNKNFQRLRSSASESRMTRRIILSNMRMQYSFDERQPQGRGYSGPQDSEDTGDMDDSFSKQVKSLADSMDDSLTCQSGREDSQEVGGEGEEEEGDEEEEEEEEEEEEDEEEEEEDYRECSWRGGTASRRVVGQSGRRAGAATHEDSTATSFSDVTLYMDDGCLPSSPISRPPSSPLSCPASSSDTDYWGGREESRETDRGGSVSRRSSTPCTECRGEYRGRPAAGGHLPVLTIEPPSDSSVDMSDRSERGSIGRLVYEQEPPGAERSAGEESGAGDGESGEEEEHGGGGAGSSEAESPQGTIKHKPNGRSVVMAQGQTRSSAPSGVPMPSARTLPAHALPHALQHASPIPHLPTVLHHHHHHQQPQYNHMAYVHHGGAAYVPHFAQHHYHQLHHQHHLPHAYPEAPSSPLPSPVPPLSPIPPPPLTPSPLSSSTDGHQHLHHLHHQPHLHHPLHQHLLCSDGDNESVNSTTTNSNDDTTVNNGSSGSSSRDSLREPATLGKQTYQRESRHSWDSPAFNNDVVQRRHYRIGLNLFNKKPEKGIQYLIERGFVSDTPVGIARFILERKGLSRQMIGEFLGSRQQFNKDVLDCVLDEMDFSGMDLDDALRKFQAQIKVQGEAQRVERLVEAFSQRYCVCNPVLIRQFQNPDTIFILAFAIILLNTDMYSPNVKPERKMKLDDFIKNLRGVDNGQDIPRDLLVSIYGRIQKWELRTNDDHVSQVQAVERMVVGKKPVLSLPHRRLVCCCQLFEVPDPNRAQRSGVHQREVFLFNDLLMVTKIFQKKKASVTYSFRQSFPLVDMQVHTFQNTYYPHGIRLTSANPGGERKVLIVFTAPSQQDRARFTSDLRESVAEVQDMEKYRVESELEKQKGVMRPAALIAGGPGSGAGPVGPVKSEAVNGTLGRPSLDDTYASVDGLKRTALSSSLRDLSDSGKRGRRNSVGSLDSTMEGSIISSPRPHQQYHPGGMPAYSPMMAPSSPAAYRPHRPTQSPGTGMGGGPGLCHNQSGPSPSPLTSGGGAGAGAGMGGGPGAGGRLGNFFGSRRGKVPGPLTMTSPTPQCPPSPLMISSPPHYPAPEPPVAHPSSPSPCPSPSANLGQSDPGGIGGGGGTGGGPSKLQALHAQYCHGNSGAGGVSGHQPQQTPPPPYHHHHRYHMQSAPQHHPLMHRVSVPRRQVPSGCAQSHMQQQQQQHQRIQQAAAQHQRYNAASGFITPPPLSPHSPLTPTTPHGLYRPGGGGKLPLTISHSQPHPHAHSHNHPVHSPLSPSPANSPSTHFIFSAPPPQTPSARLVSQTLQQPYAPQYPPLSSIPPPPPHSPLPPPSATPLSPHPGGGQGPKSKAVSRISTVV, encoded by the exons ATGCTGGAAAGGAAGTACGGCGGCCAGTTTGTATCCCGGCGGGCAGCCAGGACCATTCAGACGGCGTTCCGGCAGTACCGCATGAACAAGAACTTCCAGAGGCTCCGCAGCTCGGCCTCGGAGAGTCGAATGACCCGGCGCATCATTTTGTCCAACATGAGGATGCAG taCTCCTTTGATGAGCGTCAGCCGCAGGGTCGAGGGTATTCAGGGCCGCAGGACTCCGAAGACACAGGAGACATGGACGACTCTTTCTCCAAGCAG GTCAAGTCGCTGGCAGACTCCATGGACGACTCGCTCACCTGTCAATCGGGTCGAGAGGACTCCCAGGAGGTGGGAGGAgagggagaggaagaggagggtgatgaggaggaagaagaggaggaggaggaggaggaggaggacgaagaggaggaagaggaagactacagagagtgctcttggcggggTGGCACCGCTTCCCGTCGTGTGGTGGGCCAAAGCGGGCGGCGGGCCGGCGCCGCCACGCACGAGGACAGCACGGCTACCTCCTTCAGTGACGTCACGCTCTACATGGACGACGGCTGCCTCCCGTCCTCGCCCATCTCCCGCCCGCCCTCCTCGCCGCTGTCTTGCCCGGCCTCCAGCTCCGACACGGATTACTGGGGCGGCAGGGAGGAAAgtcgagagacagacagaggagGCAGCGTCAGCCGGAGGAGCAGCACGCCTTGCACAGAATGTCGGGGGGAGTACCGGGGGAGGCCTGCCGCAGGAGGACACCTGCCCGTCTTGACCATAGAACCGCCCAGCGACAGCTCGGTCGACATGAGTGACAG GTCCGAGCGAGGCTCGATCGGGCGTCTGGTCTATGAGCAGGAGCCGCCCGGAGCGGAGCGAAGCGCAGGAGAAGAAAGCGGAGCCGGAGATGGCGAAAGcggtgaagaagaagaacacGGAGGTGGCGGGGCAGGCAGCAGCGAGGCCGAATCGCCGCAAGGAACCATCAAACACAAACCAAACGGCCGCTCGGTGGTGATGGCGCAAGGGCAGACCCGGAGCTCCGCCCCCAGCGGCGTGCCGATGCCCTCGGCTCGCACCCTTCCGGCCCACGCGCTGCCTCACGCGCTCCAACACGCGTCGCCCATCCCCCACCTGCCCACCGTcctgcaccaccaccaccaccaccagcagccGCAGTACAACCACATGGCGTACGTGCACCACGGCGGGGCGGCGTACGTGCCCCATTTTGCCCAGCACCACTACCACCAACTGCACCACCAGCACCACCTCCCGCACGCCTACCCGGAAGCCCCGTCTTCGCCGCTGCcctcgcccgttccgccgctctCCCCgataccgccgccgccgctcaccCCCTCCCCACTGTCATCGTCGACGGACGGCCATCAGCACCTGCACCACCTGCACCACCAGCCGCACCTGCACCACCCGCTGCACCAGCACCTGCTGTGCTCGGACGGCGACAACGAAAGCGTCAACTCCACCACCACCAACTCCAACGACGACACCACCGTCAACAACGGCAGCTCGGGCTCGTCGTCGCGCGACAGCCTGCGCGAGCCGGCAACGCTCGGCAAGCAGACGTATCAACGCGAAAGCCGCCACAGCTGGGACTCGCCCGCTTTCAACAACGACGTGGTCCAGCGGCGCCACTACCGCATTGGACTCAACCTCTTCAACAA GAAGCCAGAGAAGGGAATCCAGTACTTGATCGAGAGGGGCTTCGTTTCAGACACGCCGGTGGGCATCGCCAGGTTCATCCTGGAGAGGAAAGGGCTCAGCCGCCAAATGATCGGCGAGTTCCTGGGCAGCCGGCAGCAGTTCAACAAGGACGTGCTCGA CTGCGTCCTGGACGAAATGGACTTCTCTGGAATGGATTTGGATGACGCCCTGAGGAAGTTCCAAGCTCAGATCAAAGTTCAGGGTGAAGCACAGCGCGTGGAACGACTGGTGGAGGCTTTCAG TCAGCGCTACTGTGTGTGCAACCCGGTGCTGATACGGCAGTTCCAAAACCCAGACACCATCTTTATCCTGGCCTTCGCCATCATTCTCCTCAACACGGACATGTACAGCCCCAACGTGAAGCCCGAGAGGAAGATGAAACTGGACGACTTCATCAAGAACctgcgag GTGTGGACAACGGTCAGGATATTCCTCGAGACCTTCTGGTGTCCATCTACGGAAGAATCCAGAAATGGGAGCTGAGGACCAACGACGACCACGTGTCTCAGGTGCAGGCAGTGGAGAGGATGGTCGTCGGCAAGAAACCC GTTCTGTCGCTGCCTCACCGCCGCTTGGTGTGCTGCTGCCAGCTGTTTGAGGTTCCCGACCCCAACCGAGCCCAGAGGAGCGGCGTCCACCAAAGGGAGGTCTTTCTGTTCAACGACCTGCTGATG GTGACTAAGATCTTCCAAAAGAAGAAGGCCTCGGTCACGTACAGTTTCCGACAATCATTCCCTCTGGTGGACATGCAGGTGCACACCTTCCAGAATACTT ATTACCCTCACGGCATCAGGCTGACGTCGGCCAACCCCGGGGGCGAGAGGAAAGTCCTGATCGTGTTCACCGCGCCGAGCCAGCAGGACCGTGCTCGCTTCACCTCGGATCTGAGAGAGAGCGTGGCCGAGGTGCAGGACATGGAGAAATATCGTGTGGAGT CCGAGCTTGAGAAGCAGAAAGGCGTGATGCGTCCCGCCGCGCTGATTGCAGGCGGGCCGGGCAGCGGGGCCGGACCTGTAGGACCCGTGAAGAGCGAGGCGGTGAACGGCACCCTGGGTCGGCCTAGCCTGGACGACACATACGCGTCGGTGGACGGACTCAAACGCACGGCGCTCAGCTCTTCGCTCAGAGACCTGTCGGACAGCG GGAAGCGAGGTCGTCGGAACAGCGTGGGCTCATTGGACAGCACAATGGAA GGGTCCATCATCAGCAGCCCACGGCCGCACCAGCAATACCACCCCGGAGGTATGCCGGCCTACAGCCCCATGATGGCCCCCTCGTCCCCAGCAGCCTACCGGCCGCACCGCCCTACTCAGAGCCCCGGTACAGGGATGGGCGGTGGGCCGGGGCTCTGTCACAACCAGAGCGGGCCGAGCCCCTCTCCGCTCACGAGCGGGGGCGGGGCTGGGGCCGGCGCAGGGATGGGGGGCGGGCCGGGCGCCGGCGGCCGGCTCGGGAACTTTTTTGGCAGTCGCAGAGGGAAAGTTCCTGGTCCCCTGACGATGACATCGCCTACACCGCAATGCCCTCCGAGTCCCCTTATGATATCGTCCCCGCCTCATTACCCCGCCCCCGAGCCCCCCGTCGCCCACCCGTCCTCCCCTTCCCCATGCCCCTCCCCATCGGCCAACCTCGGCCAGTCGGACCCGGGCGGCATTGGAGGGGGCGGAGGCACGGGTGGGGGGCCGTCCAAGCTCCAGGCTTTGCACGCCCAGTATTGCCACGGCAACAGTGGGGCAGGCGGAGTCAGCGGGCACCAGCCGCAACAGACCCCCCCGCCACCTTACCACCATCATCACCGATACCACATGCAAAGCGCCCCGCAGCACCACCCCCTCATGCACAGGGTGTCGGTCCCGCGGCGCCAGGTACCATCTGGCTGCGCACAGTCCcacatgcagcagcagcagcagcagcatcagcggATCCAGCAGGCCGCCGCCCAGCACCAGCGCTACAACGCGGCCTCCGGTTTCATCACGCCCCCTCCGCTGTCCCCGCACTCGCCGCTCACCCCGACTACGCCGCACGGACTATACCGGCCGGGCGGCGGAGGCAAGCTGCCCCTCACCATCTCGCACTCGCAGCCCCACCCGCACGCCCACTCTCACAACCACCCCGTCCACTCCCCGCTAAGCCCCTCTCCCGCCAACTCGCCCTCCACCCACTTCATCTTCTCCGCGCCACCGCCTCAGACCCCGTCGGcccgcctggtctcccagactcTGCAGCAGCCCTACGCTCCGCAGTACCCGCCTCTCTCCTCCATCCCGCCCCCTCCTCCGCACTCGCCGTTGCCGCCCCCGTCCGCCACGCCCCTCTCCCCGCACCCGGGCGGCGGGCAGGGACCCAAGTCGAAAGCGGTCAGTCGCATCAGCACCGTTGTGTGA